The sequence below is a genomic window from Acetivibrio clariflavus DSM 19732.
TTATATCAATTAATCTGTTAACGGGCAATGAAAAGTTTTTACTGTTATTTCATTTGGCTAAAATAAGGCGAATTTTGTGAGAAGTACAATAATATTTAAATTAAGATCTATAACTTCCGTTTATTTTTACATAATCATAGGAAAAGTCACAGGTCCATATTCTATCGCTGTAATTTCCTTTTTTCAGGTTTATCAATATTGTTACTTCTTTTTCTTTCAATATCTCTTTAGCTTTATCTTCATCAAATTTAAGTGCACAACCGTTTTGACATACCATTAAATCTCCGATGTAAATATCTACAAGAGTCGGATCAAAATCGGCACCGGAATAACCGGCAGCTGTTATAATACGTCCCCAGTTGGCATCTTCACCGAAGATTGCTGTTTTTACCAGCGGCGATTTTGCAACTGCACTCACAACCTTATAAGCATCATCGGGAGTTGCAGCACCATCAGCTTTAACTTCGATAAGTTTTGTGGCGCCTTCTCCGTCTTTGGCAATCATTCTTGCCAGATAAGTACAAACGTGTTCCAAAGCGGATTTAAAATTACGGTATTCCATGTCTTCTTCCGAAATTCCTTCATTGCCAGCCTTTCCGTTGGCCAATATCAGTACCATGTCGCAAACGCTTGTGTCTCCGTCAACGGATACTCTGTTAAAGGTATAACCCACAACTTCCTTGAGAGCTTTATCCAAAAGGTTATGGGAAATGTTTGCATCGGTGGTAATTACCCCGATCATTGTAGCCATATTGGGATGGATCATTCCCGAACCTTTTGCCATGCCTCCGATTCTTATTTTTTTGCCTTGAATTTCAATTTCTACGGCAATCTCTTTAGGTACGAGGTCAGTGGTCATAATAGCCTCACAGGCTTCATGGCCTCCTTCTGCTGATAAGTTGGCTATGGAAGTTTTTATACCCGAGCGGATCTTTGACATATCCAAAGGAATACCAATAACTCCGGTTGAACCTACAAGTACATTTTCTGCATTGCATTGAAGAAGCTGAGCAGTGAGTTCGGCTATTTCCAAGGCGTCCTTATTGCCCTGTCCACCTATGCAGGCATTAGCATTGCCGCTGTTTATTACAATTGATTGGGCGTATCCTTTTTTTATATGATTCATGGTTAGTTGAAGGGAGTGACCTTTTACCAAATTGGTGGTAAAGACTCCGGTTGCTACGGCTATATCATCGGAACATACAACTGCCAAATCCTTTTTGCCATTATTTTTTAAACCGCAGGCAACACCTGCTGCTTTAAAACCTTTCGGAGCGGTAACTCCGCCATCTATTACATTTATCATACTTTTCACTCCATTTTTATTTAGTATAGTCAAGATGTATTATACATAATTAATTATGTTCATTCAACGGGATTTACGTAGTTTTTCCAAGTTTGCTAGTATGCAGTCAGTTGATGAAAATAGGTAAAAAAGAGGAAATAAGACCTATTTATGATTTGAAGGATATATAATATAATAATTTTAACTAATCAATTTACCGGGAGTTTCTGTCAAAAAATGCACATATGTTTGGCCAGTAGGTTTGGTTAATAAGAAGTTTAGGATTTCAAAAAAATAAATTTTATGAAATATTTAGCAATTCGTTTTTATTCCAAATTTTTTATGGATGTCAAGCAGTAGTTCCCTTTAATTCCATATAAAATCATTGAAATATAAATGCTTAGAGGTTATAATAGTGAAGATTCATCTCTTATGCTTTCAGATACTTGGTAAAGTTTTAATGACTTCTCTTAGGATGGAAACGACTATACATTTTTGCAGGAGGCCTAATGTTTTAAAATTTCTAATCTAAGGATGGAGGAATTAATAATACCTTAATTTGACTACAACGATTTTATTTATCGGTAACTTGTAAA
It includes:
- the argJ gene encoding bifunctional glutamate N-acetyltransferase/amino-acid acetyltransferase ArgJ; translated protein: MINVIDGGVTAPKGFKAAGVACGLKNNGKKDLAVVCSDDIAVATGVFTTNLVKGHSLQLTMNHIKKGYAQSIVINSGNANACIGGQGNKDALEIAELTAQLLQCNAENVLVGSTGVIGIPLDMSKIRSGIKTSIANLSAEGGHEACEAIMTTDLVPKEIAVEIEIQGKKIRIGGMAKGSGMIHPNMATMIGVITTDANISHNLLDKALKEVVGYTFNRVSVDGDTSVCDMVLILANGKAGNEGISEEDMEYRNFKSALEHVCTYLARMIAKDGEGATKLIEVKADGAATPDDAYKVVSAVAKSPLVKTAIFGEDANWGRIITAAGYSGADFDPTLVDIYIGDLMVCQNGCALKFDEDKAKEILKEKEVTILINLKKGNYSDRIWTCDFSYDYVKINGSYRS